DNA sequence from the Myxococcus guangdongensis genome:
CATGGAGGGCCTGGCCCTCACCGGCGCCTGGGTGGACAAGGAGAAGGGGCTGATGGGCACCATCGTGCTGGAGATGGGCTCGTCCTCGCGCCTGTGCTCCGCGCTCACCCCGGGCGAGAGCGTGGTGCTGATGGGCCCCACGGGCGCGCCCACCGAAATCGGCCACAACGAGACGGTGGTGCTCGTGGGCGGCGGTCTGGGCAACGCGGTGCTCTTCTCCATCGCCCGCTCGCTCAAGGCCGCGGGCTGCCGCGTCGTCTACTTCGCGGGCTACCGGCTCAAGTCGGACTCCTTCAAGCAGGACGAAATCGAGGCCGGCACGGACCAGATTGTGTGGTCGGTGGACACCGGGGAGACGATTGAACCCCGCCGCCCGCAGGACTCCGCCTTCCGAGGCAACGTGGTGCAGGCCATGCTGGCCTACGCCGAGGGCAAGCTGGCCGCGCCCTCGCTCATCCCGCTCTCGGAGGTGGACCGCATCATCGCCATCGGCTCGGACCGGATGATGCGCGCGGTGGCCGAGGCCCGCCACGGCGTGCTCCAGCCGTACCTGAAGCCGGACCACGAGGCCATCGGCTCCATCAACTCGCCGATGCAGTGCATGATGAAGGAGATCTGCGCCCAGTGCCTCCAGCGGCACGTGGACCCGCGCACCGGCAAGGAGACGTGGGTCTTCTCCTGCTACAACCAGGACCAGCGCCTGGACCAGGTCGACTTCGTCAACCTGAACCAGCGGCTGCGCGGCAACACGGTGATGGAGAAGATCGCCGACCTGTACCTGGCGCAGCTGCTCAAGAAGGCCCCGCACCTCAAGCGCGTCTGAGCGCGCTTCGAAGGGCCCGACGTCTTCACCGGCGCGTGCCGGTGAAGACGCGCAGCATCTCCTGGTAGTTCTTCATCAGCTCGTCCTCGCGCGTGAGGACCACGTCCACGTTGGCGTCGCCGTACTCGCGGCGCACGTCGGTGAGCTTCTGGAAGGACTCCACCTGGCGGCGCATGGAGGCCACCTGCGCGGCCAGCTCCTCGCGCTGCTCCGGCGGCAGCTTCTGCTGGAGCTCCTCCAGCTTGCGCAGCTCGTCCTCGTACTGGAGCGTGCGCCCCAGCTGCCGCTGGCCGATGACGGCCGTCACCACCTGGGCCAGCCCGTTGATGTCCGCCACGCTCAGCCCCGCGGACGCCCGGGCCTCCGCCTCCGCCTTGGCCTTGGCCTCCACCACCTTGAGGCCCGCGCGCACCTCCGCCATCGCCTCCGGCGTGCCCGCGTCCACCAGCACCCCCAACCCCTGCAGCCCCTTCACCTGCGAGCCGTACACCTCCAGCATCCGCCGCTGGTAGGCCACGTAGGCCGTCAGCTTCTCGGGCGTCACCCCATAGGCCCCGGCTCCGGCCTCGGCCGCCTCCAGGGCGTCCAACCCGGCCGCGCCCGCGTCCTCCACCCCGGGTACATCGCTACCCGCGGCCCCATCCTTCTTACATCCCGAGAGGGCCAGCGCCCCCGCCAGGACCCACAGCGCCTTGCGCATCCGGACTCCTTGCCAGACAGACGGCTCGTCAGCCCCCGCGTGTATGCTGCGCGGACGCGTGCGGAGGAGGACGGCCTCCTCCTGTCTGTCACGTCGAAGGTTGTTCAGGCCACTGAACAATCGCCGCATTACCTTTGACCAACCCGGCGGCGGTCGTGTACGAACCGCGGTCCGGTTGCTCCGGTGGAGGGACTTTGAGGATTTTCCTGGTTAGGCACGGCGATGCGGACGCGGAGATCCCCGAGGGTCTCGGCGATGAAGCACGCTGGCTCACGGCGAAGGCGCGCGCGAACACGGCGGCACACTTCGCATCGTTGTCCGAGCGCATGGGGCCCATCAGCCTCATCCTGACCAGTCCGCTGGTTCGCACGGTGCAGACGGCGCAGATCCTCGCGTCCGCGCTGAAGTACGAGGGCCTGCTCCAGGTGCACAAGAGCCTGCTGCCGGACATGCCCGTGGGCACGGTGGACTCGCTCATCAAGGAGCACGAGGGCGAGAACCTGGTCCTGGTCGGCCACCAGCCGTCCGTGGGCGCGTTGGCCACCCACCTGCTGGGGATGCAGTCGAGCCCGAAGGCCGTCAACCCGGGCACCGTCATCGCCCTGGAGCGCACCGAGGGCGAGAGCGCGCAGTACAAGCTCCTGTTCTACGCGGCCCCCGGCCACCCGGTGCTCGACGTCATCCAGTGAGGGCCTCCCGTCGGCCATGATGGACGAAGCACGCTACAACCAGCGCGTCGCCGCCGTGTTCAAGCGGATGCTCGCCGCGGCGGACGCCCTCGACCCGGACCTCCTGGAAGCCGAGAGCACGGGTGACATGCTCACCCTGACGGCCCGCTCCCGGGAGAAGTGCATCGTCAACACCCAGCGCGCCGTGAAGCAGATCTGGGTGGCCGGCCAGGGTCAGGGCATCCACTTCAGCTACGACGAGGCCACCGGCACCTGGCTGGATGACAAGGGCCGGGGCCTGGAGCTCTTCCGGTTCGTCGCCGACGTGGTGCACCACATCAGCGACGTGGACTTCATCTACCCGTCCTGATTCCGGCTGGCGTCGCTGGCCACCTCCACCCAGTCGCCTCCCGCCGCCTGCGCGCGTCGCAGCGCGTCTCCGGCGTCCTTCAGCATCCCGCCGAAGCTGATCTGCTGGACGGCCGCGCCCGGCCCCGGGCCCTTGCCCGCCGGAGGCTCCGACACGGACACCCCCACCGAGGCCGTGCCCGCGGGAAGCGTGGTGACGCTCTTGAGCTTCTCGCGCAGGCGCTCGGCCACCACCCGGGCTCCCGAGCGGGGCGTGTGCGGCAGGAAGACGACGAAGCGGCTGTCCGCGAAGGGCACCGCCACGTCGATGTCGCGCACCCCCGCCACCAGGAGGCCCAGCGTCTCCGCCAGGGCGCCCTTGCGCGCGGCGGGCGCCAGGGACGAGGCCCGCTCCTGGAAGCGGTCCAACTCCACCATCAGCAGGGCGATGGGGTAGCGGTAGCGGCGGCTGCGCTTCACCTCCATGAACATCAGCCGCTTGAGGAACTCGAAGTCCGCGGACGTCGCCCCCACGGGGGCCTGCGGCGCGCGCGGCGCCTGGGGCTCCACCGGCACGGGGGTGACGGGCATCGGAGCGGCCCGCGGCGCGCGCCGGGCCTCCTCGCGCTGCAGCAGCAGCGACACGCACGTCAGCACGGTGGCGCGCTTGAGCGGGCCCACCAGGCAGCCATCCGCACCCGACTGCTGGGCGCGCTCGTCGGCGTGTTCTTCATCCGGCGGGTACATGAGCAGCACGGGCGCCGTGAGGCCCTGGGCGCGCGCACCCCGGCACAGCGCCTCGCCATCCAGCGCGCCCATGCCAGAGGCGAGGAGCACGGAGGGCGGACGCTCCCGGGCGGCGCGCAGCGCCTCGTCGACGCTCGCCACCCACGCCACCTCGTGGCCGGCGCCCTCGAGGTACCGGCGCAACACACCCGCCACCGGGGCGGCGGGCTCGGCCAGGAGCACGAAGGCCATCAGACCGACATGACCTCTTTCTCCTTCGCCTGGACGATGGAGTCGACCTGCTTGACGCCGTCGTCGGTCTCCTTCTGGACCTTCTCGGTGATGCGCTTCTGGTCGTCCTCGGTGATCTTCTTGTCCTTCAGCTGCGTCTTGAGGACTTCGTTCGTGTCGCGGCGGATGTTGCGGATGGCGACCTTGTGGTCCTCACCCTTGGTCTTCACCTGCTTGGCGATTTCCTTGCGGCGCTCCTCGGTGAGCGGCGGGAAGGGCAGGCGAATCATCTCCCCGTCATTCATGGGGTTGATGCCGAGGTTGGCCTCGCGCAGGGCCTTCTCGATGTCCTTGAGGACGCTCTTCTCCCACGGCTTGATGATGATGAGCCGGGGCTCCGGGGCGCTGACGCTGGCCACGCCGGACAGGGGCGTGGGCGTGCCGTAGTAGTCCACGCGGACGTTGTCGAGGATGGCGGTGTTGGCGCG
Encoded proteins:
- a CDS encoding SixA phosphatase family protein, whose amino-acid sequence is MYEPRSGCSGGGTLRIFLVRHGDADAEIPEGLGDEARWLTAKARANTAAHFASLSERMGPISLILTSPLVRTVQTAQILASALKYEGLLQVHKSLLPDMPVGTVDSLIKEHEGENLVLVGHQPSVGALATHLLGMQSSPKAVNPGTVIALERTEGESAQYKLLFYAAPGHPVLDVIQ
- the cyaY gene encoding iron donor protein CyaY, which gives rise to MMDEARYNQRVAAVFKRMLAAADALDPDLLEAESTGDMLTLTARSREKCIVNTQRAVKQIWVAGQGQGIHFSYDEATGTWLDDKGRGLELFRFVADVVHHISDVDFIYPS
- a CDS encoding diguanylate cyclase; this encodes MAFVLLAEPAAPVAGVLRRYLEGAGHEVAWVASVDEALRAARERPPSVLLASGMGALDGEALCRGARAQGLTAPVLLMYPPDEEHADERAQQSGADGCLVGPLKRATVLTCVSLLLQREEARRAPRAAPMPVTPVPVEPQAPRAPQAPVGATSADFEFLKRLMFMEVKRSRRYRYPIALLMVELDRFQERASSLAPAARKGALAETLGLLVAGVRDIDVAVPFADSRFVVFLPHTPRSGARVVAERLREKLKSVTTLPAGTASVGVSVSEPPAGKGPGPGAAVQQISFGGMLKDAGDALRRAQAAGGDWVEVASDASRNQDG
- the frr gene encoding ribosome recycling factor, whose protein sequence is MSDDLVKELKERITKTLEDLKRELTKVRTGRANTAILDNVRVDYYGTPTPLSGVASVSAPEPRLIIIKPWEKSVLKDIEKALREANLGINPMNDGEMIRLPFPPLTEERRKEIAKQVKTKGEDHKVAIRNIRRDTNEVLKTQLKDKKITEDDQKRITEKVQKETDDGVKQVDSIVQAKEKEVMSV